The proteins below come from a single Pedobacter aquae genomic window:
- a CDS encoding pyridoxamine 5'-phosphate oxidase family protein — MFHQADTDLFLKIELDQIIPDVLKRLDDATRSSKAAFHEGYIATINEDVPEIRTVVLRKVLFDEEALIFHTDVRSPKIHQIKQNPCISWLFYDAALRIQVRFKAIAEIHHQNKLAQKQWDASRLESRKCYLVEPAPSIQIQEVWEGIPDIAHQDLTEQLVSNGYDNFAVVKTNLISCDWLFLNRRGHKRAVITKNLVENSWEGKWVQP, encoded by the coding sequence ATGTTTCACCAGGCCGATACAGATTTATTTTTAAAAATAGAGTTAGACCAAATTATACCAGACGTCTTAAAAAGACTAGATGATGCCACCAGATCTTCTAAGGCAGCTTTCCATGAAGGATACATAGCTACCATAAATGAGGATGTACCTGAAATTAGAACTGTTGTTTTACGTAAAGTACTTTTTGATGAAGAAGCTTTGATTTTTCATACAGATGTGCGTTCACCAAAGATTCATCAAATTAAACAGAACCCTTGCATAAGTTGGTTATTTTATGATGCTGCTTTAAGAATTCAGGTTAGGTTTAAAGCTATAGCAGAAATTCATCATCAAAATAAATTAGCACAAAAGCAGTGGGACGCATCAAGATTAGAAAGTCGTAAATGCTATTTAGTTGAGCCTGCCCCTTCTATACAAATTCAGGAAGTTTGGGAAGGTATTCCTGATATTGCACATCAAGATTTAACAGAACAGTTGGTGAGTAATGGTTACGATAATTTTGCTGTTGTTAAAACAAATCTTATCTCTTGCGATTGGCTCTTTCTAAATAGAAGAGGCCATAAAAGAGCAGTTATTACTAAAAATTTAGTGGAAAATTCTTGGGAAGGTAAATGGGTGCAACCTTAA
- a CDS encoding RNA polymerase sigma factor, producing the protein MIKTKKITLEEPALIEALQQRKAIGAEALYDMYSSSLLGVIFKIVADREIAEDVLQDTLVKIWNSIHQYDATKGRLFTWMVNVARNLAIDKLRSKDFRNHSKNQDIENHVNAIDEQRNTTYKPELLGVKDLVEKLKPEQRKIVELVYFQGYTHVEVSDELEIPLGTVKTRLRMGIMELRKYFK; encoded by the coding sequence TTGATTAAGACTAAAAAAATAACGCTGGAAGAACCAGCATTAATTGAAGCCCTACAGCAACGCAAAGCGATAGGTGCTGAAGCATTGTATGACATGTACTCTTCCTCTTTGCTAGGTGTTATATTTAAAATAGTTGCTGATAGAGAAATTGCTGAGGATGTTTTACAAGATACGTTGGTAAAAATCTGGAATTCTATTCACCAATACGATGCCACTAAAGGTAGATTATTTACATGGATGGTAAATGTTGCTAGGAATTTAGCTATTGATAAACTAAGATCTAAAGATTTTAGAAATCATTCTAAAAACCAAGATATTGAAAACCACGTAAATGCTATAGACGAGCAAAGGAATACGACATACAAGCCCGAGCTATTAGGTGTGAAAGATTTGGTAGAGAAACTTAAGCCCGAACAAAGAAAGATTGTTGAATTGGTTTACTTCCAGGGTTATACTCACGTAGAAGTTTCAGATGAATTAGAAATTCCTTTGGGTACCGTTAAAACCCGACTTAGAATGGGTATTATGGAGCTTAGAAAATATTTTAAATAA
- a CDS encoding ADP-dependent NAD(P)H-hydrate dehydratase — MIFSPQGMCYFNSSGSPAMASGGMGDVLTGMITSMMAQGYSVDKAVLLAVFTHGYAGEQLAQNMYVVPATSLIKKIPTVLRELM, encoded by the coding sequence ATGATATTTAGTCCTCAAGGGATGTGCTATTTTAACTCATCAGGTTCGCCTGCTATGGCAAGTGGAGGCATGGGAGATGTTTTAACTGGTATGATAACTAGTATGATGGCACAAGGCTATTCGGTAGATAAAGCCGTTTTGTTAGCCGTTTTTACACATGGTTATGCCGGCGAACAGTTAGCTCAAAATATGTATGTTGTACCAGCAACCAGCTTAATTAAAAAGATACCAACTGTTTTAAGAGAATTGATGTAA
- a CDS encoding NAD(P)H-hydrate epimerase: protein MLLNENYTSIQVWIADFTENSTPDFKYNLESLQQLDAQIFYLTQAAELEIQATDIIIDALFGIGLNRPLEDEWFKLIKKINQFPGFKVSVDIPSGLPAEGQVVGDAIFKSDWVITFQRPKLNFLLPPSSPYVKEWKVVNIGLDENFIESTSSPYYWFWKKDVQKFIKPRQAFEHKGLLGSALIIAGEDETMGAALLCAEACHKAGTGLTTALIPNSGLAALNARIPEVMYCNRNKLAELNWEKYNVVGIGPGLGTSAEAEELLIQALTHFKKPIVLDADALNILANKPELWKNVPINSVITPHMKEFDRLFSAHQNWWDRIVTAFEEAVNKKYLLC from the coding sequence ATGTTGCTGAATGAAAATTACACTTCCATACAAGTTTGGATAGCAGATTTTACAGAAAATTCAACCCCAGATTTTAAATATAATCTAGAGAGTTTACAGCAATTAGATGCTCAAATCTTTTATTTAACTCAGGCTGCAGAACTAGAAATACAAGCTACAGATATTATTATCGATGCTTTATTTGGGATAGGTTTAAACAGACCTTTAGAAGATGAATGGTTTAAGTTAATTAAAAAAATAAATCAGTTTCCTGGTTTTAAAGTAAGTGTTGATATTCCGTCTGGTTTGCCCGCAGAAGGACAAGTTGTTGGGGATGCTATTTTTAAATCAGATTGGGTAATTACCTTTCAAAGACCTAAACTTAATTTCTTGTTGCCACCATCTAGCCCTTATGTTAAAGAATGGAAAGTGGTAAATATTGGCTTGGACGAGAATTTTATAGAAAGTACTTCTTCCCCTTATTATTGGTTTTGGAAAAAGGATGTTCAGAAATTTATCAAACCCAGACAAGCTTTTGAACATAAAGGACTGTTAGGCAGCGCACTTATTATTGCTGGCGAGGATGAAACGATGGGGGCAGCCTTGTTATGTGCTGAAGCTTGCCATAAAGCGGGTACTGGTTTAACAACAGCTTTGATACCTAACAGTGGTTTGGCAGCTTTAAATGCCCGTATCCCTGAAGTTATGTATTGCAACAGAAATAAGCTTGCAGAGCTAAATTGGGAAAAATATAATGTTGTAGGCATTGGCCCAGGTTTAGGCACTTCTGCCGAAGCAGAAGAACTTTTGATACAAGCGCTCACGCATTTTAAAAAACCCATAGTGCTAGACGCTGATGCTTTAAACATATTAGCTAACAAGCCAGAGTTATGGAAAAATGTGCCTATAAATTCTGTTATAACACCTCATATGAAAGAGTTTGATAGGCTATTTAGCGCACATCAAAATTGGTGGGATAGAATAGTAACGGCTTTTGAAGAAGCTGTAAACAAAAAATATTTATTGTGTTAA
- a CDS encoding anti-sigma factor, protein MESGVLELYVLGDLTPEENLKVEEMAALYPEVKAELAEIEKTLGELADSYAIEPSESSRDSFLSKLTFNEEENITSLPTAKAEHNSQETLNKKEAEVIPLNNTKLNFYKYSFAACFALLIMSVAALFVLYGNLQESKEQLAVLQSSNQDYANQVNYLDKKVESTNEILSVYTNPDFKMVELKGTANSPESKMLVAFNPKEQKVMIDMKNMSMPTHDENHQYQLWALVDGKPVDLGVFDGVVSEAAMKKMKAIDKAQAFAVTLEPKGGSVNPTLEKMMVMGAI, encoded by the coding sequence ATGGAATCTGGCGTTCTAGAACTTTATGTTCTAGGAGATCTTACACCTGAAGAAAACCTTAAGGTAGAAGAGATGGCTGCGCTTTACCCAGAGGTTAAAGCTGAGCTTGCCGAAATAGAAAAAACGTTAGGAGAGTTGGCAGATTCTTATGCTATTGAGCCTTCTGAAAGTTCAAGAGATAGCTTTTTAAGTAAACTAACTTTTAATGAAGAAGAAAACATTACTTCTTTGCCTACAGCAAAGGCTGAACATAATTCGCAAGAAACTTTAAATAAAAAAGAAGCGGAAGTTATTCCTCTTAACAACACCAAACTAAACTTTTATAAATATTCTTTTGCCGCATGTTTTGCACTTCTTATTATGAGTGTAGCTGCTTTATTTGTTCTTTATGGTAATTTACAAGAGTCTAAAGAGCAATTAGCTGTATTACAAAGCAGCAATCAGGATTACGCAAATCAGGTAAATTACTTAGATAAGAAAGTAGAAAGCACTAATGAAATCTTAAGCGTTTATACCAATCCAGATTTTAAAATGGTAGAGCTAAAAGGTACTGCAAATTCTCCTGAATCTAAAATGCTGGTTGCTTTTAATCCAAAGGAACAAAAAGTTATGATAGATATGAAAAACATGTCTATGCCAACTCATGATGAAAATCATCAATATCAATTATGGGCACTGGTTGATGGTAAGCCTGTTGATTTAGGAGTTTTTGACGGCGTTGTATCAGAAGCTGCTATGAAAAAGATGAAAGCTATTGACAAAGCCCAAGCTTTTGCAGTTACTTTAGAACCTAAAGGTGGTAGTGTAAACCCTACCCTAGAAAAAATGATGGTAATGGGCGCTATTTAA